One Patescibacteria group bacterium DNA segment encodes these proteins:
- the ftsA gene encoding cell division protein FtsA: MNHEEIIAGLDIGSSAVRMVVGQRSPEQKLNIIAAAEVPAEGITKGTVVSIEEAVNSISRCLEKTEKIAGVKIESAWVGISGSHILCQESKGVVAVSRSDGEISEDDVDRAIEAARTVATPSNYEILHVIPKSFTIDGQTNIKDPVGMSGIRLEVDSQIIQGLSPQIKILTKCVYRTGLDIDDLVLSILASSEAVLTNRQKDLGVVLVNIGAATTSIIVFEEGNVLHTSILPRGSEDITKDLAIMLRVSIDTAEKIKIDYGTALAKDVTKKEEINLADFDSTLNEADAIASRKYVAEIIEARVEEIFEKIDVELKKVDRSGSLPAGVVLIGGGAKLPGIVDVAKRKLRLPACLGFAQNLTAAIDKVQDLGFLTAVGLVAWGDQLTKGQKKGFSFSRFGGSVSQVREKIRGWFRDIMP, encoded by the coding sequence ATGAATCACGAAGAAATCATTGCGGGGCTCGATATAGGCTCGTCTGCTGTCAGAATGGTGGTGGGTCAGCGATCTCCTGAACAAAAATTGAATATTATTGCTGCGGCTGAAGTGCCGGCAGAAGGCATCACCAAAGGTACGGTAGTCAGTATTGAGGAGGCGGTAAATAGTATTTCTCGTTGTTTGGAGAAAACCGAAAAAATCGCTGGTGTAAAAATAGAAAGTGCTTGGGTTGGTATTTCCGGAAGCCATATTTTGTGTCAGGAATCAAAAGGAGTAGTAGCGGTTTCTCGCAGTGATGGTGAAATAAGCGAAGATGATGTCGATAGAGCTATTGAGGCAGCGAGAACAGTGGCAACGCCGTCTAATTATGAAATACTACATGTTATTCCCAAAAGTTTTACCATTGACGGTCAAACTAATATTAAAGATCCGGTTGGAATGAGTGGAATTCGTTTGGAGGTTGATTCGCAGATTATTCAAGGATTGTCCCCGCAGATTAAAATATTAACCAAATGTGTTTATCGTACCGGTTTAGATATAGACGATTTAGTCTTATCTATTTTAGCTTCTTCAGAAGCAGTGTTAACTAATCGTCAAAAAGATTTAGGCGTTGTTTTGGTCAATATCGGCGCGGCAACCACCAGTATTATCGTCTTTGAAGAGGGGAATGTGCTTCATACCAGTATTTTACCGCGCGGATCAGAAGATATTACTAAGGATTTGGCTATTATGCTACGGGTTTCCATCGATACTGCGGAAAAAATAAAAATAGATTATGGTACTGCGCTTGCTAAAGATGTTACTAAAAAAGAAGAAATCAATTTAGCTGATTTTGATTCAACGCTTAATGAAGCCGATGCCATAGCTTCTCGCAAGTATGTTGCTGAAATTATTGAAGCAAGGGTGGAAGAAATTTTTGAAAAAATTGATGTTGAGTTAAAAAAGGTTGATCGTTCCGGCAGTTTACCGGCAGGTGTAGTTTTAATCGGCGGTGGAGCTAAGCTGCCGGGAATAGTGGATGTGGCAAAAAGAAAATTGAGATTACCGGCTTGTTTAGGCTTTGCTCAAAATTTGACTGCCGCTATTGATAAGGTCCAAGATCTGGGATTTTTAACCGCTGTTGGTTTGGTGGCATGGGGTGATCAATTGACAAAAGGACAAAAAAAAGGGTTTTCTTTTTCTCGTTTTGGTGGCAGTGTTTCTCAAGTTAGGGAGAAAATTCGTGGTTGGTTTAGGGATATAATGCCCTAG
- the ftsZ gene encoding cell division protein FtsZ, with protein MAEVKPDIETFAKIKVLGVGGSGGSALNRMIAAKIKGVEFIAVNTDVQALYYCQAPHKIHVGKSVTRGLGAGMDPDLGRSAAEENQNDIRDAVRDADMVFITCGLGGGTGTGAAPVIAEICRDTGALTVAVVTKPFAFEGAQRRAIAERGLEELAARVDTIITIPNDRLLQIIDKKTLLLDAFNIVDDVLRQGVQGISELITVPGLINVDFADVKAIMKDSGSALMGIGQSKGENRAVEAAKSAIASPLLELSIEGAKGILFTIAGSSNLSMHEVSEAAKIITNSADPDAKVIFGAIINEDLGDDIKITVVATGFEKNKKSSESLTQVNSYKPSKFVARKKEEEEYEKEDEEDGEKTRLFGKKTIDEPKWEEDEEGEIPAFIRKKIKK; from the coding sequence ATGGCTGAAGTCAAACCAGATATTGAAACTTTCGCAAAGATTAAGGTGTTGGGCGTCGGAGGTTCTGGCGGTTCTGCACTTAATCGAATGATTGCCGCTAAAATCAAAGGAGTGGAGTTTATTGCCGTCAATACCGATGTGCAGGCTCTTTATTATTGTCAAGCACCGCATAAAATTCATGTTGGCAAATCAGTCACTCGTGGATTGGGGGCGGGCATGGATCCTGATTTAGGGAGGTCAGCAGCAGAAGAGAATCAAAACGATATTCGTGATGCCGTGCGCGATGCTGATATGGTGTTTATTACTTGCGGGCTTGGCGGAGGTACTGGTACTGGCGCAGCGCCGGTGATTGCTGAAATATGTCGCGACACCGGAGCGTTAACGGTTGCCGTAGTAACCAAACCTTTTGCTTTTGAAGGAGCGCAACGGCGGGCAATAGCAGAAAGAGGATTAGAAGAGCTGGCTGCCAGAGTTGATACCATCATTACCATTCCTAACGATCGACTTTTACAAATTATTGATAAAAAAACTTTGCTGCTCGATGCTTTTAATATTGTTGACGATGTTTTACGTCAGGGTGTGCAGGGAATATCCGAGCTAATTACTGTTCCTGGTCTTATCAATGTTGACTTTGCTGACGTGAAGGCGATTATGAAAGATAGCGGTTCGGCTCTTATGGGTATTGGTCAGAGCAAAGGCGAAAATCGTGCTGTTGAAGCGGCTAAATCAGCTATTGCTTCGCCGCTACTCGAACTCTCTATAGAGGGTGCTAAAGGTATATTATTTACTATTGCCGGGTCAAGCAATCTTTCAATGCATGAAGTTAGCGAAGCAGCGAAAATTATTACTAATTCAGCTGATCCTGACGCCAAGGTTATTTTTGGAGCTATTATCAACGAGGATTTGGGCGACGATATTAAAATTACAGTTGTGGCTACTGGATTTGAAAAAAATAAGAAATCCAGCGAGTCTTTGACTCAAGTAAACAGCTATAAACCAAGTAAATTTGTGGCTCGCAAAAAAGAGGAGGAAGAATATGAAAAAGAAGATGAGGAAGATGGCGAAAAAACCAGATTATTTGGCAAAAAGACAATAGATGAGCCAAAATGGGAAGAAGACGAAGAGGGTGAGATACCAGCGTTTATTAGAAAAAAAATAAAAAAATAG